In Candidatus Methylomirabilota bacterium, the following are encoded in one genomic region:
- a CDS encoding VTT domain-containing protein: MDVLGDLVAGLLSGRFDDLVRSGGLVVLVAIVYTETGLLVGFFLPGDSLLITAGLVAAAGGLNIWWLNGLLMVAAIAGDSTGYAIGARLGPRLFTREKSLLFNPRHVERTRRFYARHGAKTIVIARFVPIVRTFAPVVAGVGQMRYRRFLVYNVAGGVGWVLSMTWAGYLLGRAIPNIREYMFWVVLVVIVLSVIPIGVEILKERRRRVA; encoded by the coding sequence GTGGATGTTCTCGGCGACCTCGTCGCCGGCCTGCTGTCGGGCCGTTTCGACGACCTCGTCCGCTCGGGCGGTCTCGTCGTCCTCGTCGCGATCGTCTACACCGAGACAGGGCTCCTCGTCGGCTTTTTCCTTCCCGGCGACTCGCTCCTGATCACCGCGGGCCTGGTCGCGGCGGCGGGCGGGCTCAACATCTGGTGGCTCAACGGCCTCCTGATGGTCGCCGCCATCGCCGGCGACAGCACGGGCTACGCGATCGGCGCGCGGCTCGGCCCGCGCCTCTTCACGCGGGAGAAGTCGCTGCTGTTCAACCCGCGGCACGTCGAGCGCACACGCCGGTTCTACGCGCGCCACGGCGCCAAGACGATCGTGATCGCGCGCTTCGTCCCCATCGTCCGGACGTTCGCGCCCGTGGTCGCGGGCGTCGGCCAGATGCGGTACCGCCGGTTCCTCGTCTACAACGTGGCGGGTGGCGTCGGCTGGGTGCTCAGCATGACGTGGGCGGGCTACCTGCTCGGCCGGGCGATCCCAAACATCCGCGAGTACATGTTCTGGGTCGTCCTCGTCGTGATCGTCCTCTCCGTGATCCCGATCGGCGTCGAGATCCTGAAGGAGCGACGGCGGCGGGTGGCCTGA
- a CDS encoding DUF5666 domain-containing protein, producing the protein MKKLLALVVAVVFVAGSAGLVLAQTQTSPPAAEKKAEKKMPVKSANGTVKSATADSIVVAGKDKQKNVEWTFAVDAKTAIRKAGKSITVADLKAGDAVHVRYMNVDGKAVAQDISVRGGGMAKKEEAKPAEKK; encoded by the coding sequence GTGAAGAAGCTTCTAGCGCTCGTGGTAGCAGTCGTGTTCGTGGCCGGCTCGGCCGGCCTCGTCCTGGCGCAGACGCAGACGTCGCCACCCGCCGCGGAGAAGAAGGCGGAGAAGAAGATGCCGGTGAAGAGCGCCAACGGCACGGTGAAGTCGGCCACGGCCGACAGCATCGTGGTGGCCGGCAAGGACAAGCAGAAGAACGTCGAGTGGACCTTCGCCGTGGACGCCAAGACGGCCATCAGAAAGGCCGGCAAGTCCATCACTGTGGCCGACCTCAAGGCCGGCGACGCGGTCCACGTCCGGTACATGAACGTGGACGGCAAGGCCGTGGCCCAGGACATCTCCGTCCGGGGCGGCGGTATGGCGAAAAAGGAAGAGGCCAAGCCGGCCGAGAAGAAGTAG
- a CDS encoding lysophospholipid acyltransferase family protein, with protein MGRPRRDRPLRDPDRRRDPEGATAAGGLIATVVVALVGRLPSRVGTWLGRRLGDVASLLLAGRRRTALANLALAFPGLPESERRRICRRSFQHLGVMGFELCATLVHPLEHALAGIRLHGIEHLRDAVASRGRALVLTAHLGNWELLTVAHRLTGYPLAIVVRPLDSPGLDALADRLRRKSGVELIDKRGALRPVLRALAGGRLVGILLDQNATRREAVFVPFFGRPAATSKSLALLALRTGAPVVPIFVRREAGGGHRVTILPALPAPAHASADALVELTRRCTETIETAIRETPEQWLWIHGRWRTRPAEGASR; from the coding sequence CTGGGTCGTCCTCGTCGTGATCGTCCTCTCCGTGATCCCGATCGGCGTCGAGATCCTGAAGGAGCGACGGCGGCGGGTGGCCTGATCGCGACCGTCGTCGTCGCCCTCGTCGGGCGGTTGCCGTCGCGCGTCGGGACGTGGCTCGGCCGCCGCCTGGGCGACGTCGCGTCGCTCCTGCTGGCCGGGCGCCGGCGCACCGCGCTCGCGAACCTGGCGCTCGCGTTTCCCGGCCTCCCCGAATCGGAGCGGCGGCGGATCTGCCGACGCTCGTTCCAGCACCTCGGCGTGATGGGCTTCGAGCTCTGCGCGACCCTCGTCCACCCTCTCGAGCACGCGCTGGCGGGAATCCGCCTGCACGGGATCGAGCACCTGCGGGACGCGGTCGCCTCGCGCGGGCGCGCGCTCGTGCTCACGGCGCATCTCGGCAACTGGGAGCTCCTGACGGTCGCCCACCGGCTCACCGGCTACCCGCTCGCGATCGTCGTGCGTCCGCTCGACTCGCCGGGGCTCGACGCGCTGGCGGACCGGCTGCGGCGCAAGTCGGGCGTGGAGCTGATCGACAAGCGCGGCGCGCTCCGTCCGGTGCTGCGGGCCCTCGCCGGCGGACGCCTCGTCGGGATCCTGCTCGACCAGAACGCGACCCGGCGCGAGGCGGTGTTCGTGCCCTTCTTCGGACGCCCCGCCGCCACCTCGAAGAGCCTCGCGCTCCTGGCCCTGCGCACGGGCGCCCCGGTCGTCCCGATCTTCGTCCGTCGCGAGGCGGGGGGCGGCCACCGCGTGACGATCCTCCCGGCGCTGCCCGCCCCCGCCCACGCGAGCGCGGACGCGCTCGTCGAGCTGACGCGACGCTGCACGGAGACGATCGAGACGGCGATCCGCGAGACCCCCGAGCAGTGGCTCTGGATCCACGGCCGCTGGCGGACGCGGCCGGCGGAGGGCGCGTCACGATGA